One genomic region from Candidatus Xiphinematobacter sp. encodes:
- the rplF gene encoding 50S ribosomal protein L6, translating to MSRLGKKPIKLPLGVSVVFLPDGGVAIKGPKGRLVQVLPPAIRALVKECELLVERKDDSRRSRAMHGLTRTLLSNMVLGVSSGFRRELEIHGVGFRATVQEKVLNLNLGFSRPVLFPIPENIQITVVDNTKLTIEGIDNQLVGQCAADIRRCYPPEPFKGKGIRLKGEQIRRKEGKTVQ from the coding sequence ATGTCACGACTTGGCAAAAAGCCGATCAAACTCCCCCTTGGGGTAAGCGTTGTTTTCCTCCCGGATGGGGGTGTAGCAATAAAAGGCCCAAAGGGTAGGCTGGTACAGGTACTACCTCCTGCGATAAGGGCGCTAGTTAAGGAATGCGAGCTGCTGGTGGAAAGGAAAGATGATTCACGTCGCTCCAGGGCCATGCATGGCCTAACACGGACACTCCTTTCCAACATGGTGCTGGGGGTTTCGAGTGGATTTAGACGGGAATTAGAAATTCACGGAGTGGGCTTTAGGGCCACTGTGCAGGAAAAAGTTCTAAATCTCAACCTGGGATTTTCCCGCCCGGTTCTTTTTCCAATCCCAGAAAATATCCAAATTACCGTTGTGGACAACACTAAGTTGACTATAGAAGGGATTGATAACCAGCTTGTTGGGCAATGTGCCGCGGATATTCGAAGATGTTATCCACCAGAACCCTTTAAGGGAAAGGGTATCCGACTAAAGGGAGAACAAATTCGTCGAAAAGAGGGAAAAACAGTTCAATAA
- the rplN gene encoding 50S ribosomal protein L14 has product MIQVRSILNVADNTGAHKASMIGVIGKATRVARVGDTVRMNIKEANAGGSVRKGEVVLGVVVRTKYRTKREDGSFLRFDTNAVVIIDKDGNPRGTRIFGPVARELREKFMKIISLAPEVL; this is encoded by the coding sequence ATGATTCAGGTAAGAAGTATTCTAAATGTTGCTGATAACACCGGCGCGCACAAGGCCAGCATGATTGGTGTTATCGGGAAAGCAACACGCGTTGCTAGAGTGGGTGATACCGTTCGAATGAATATTAAAGAAGCTAACGCCGGTGGGTCTGTAAGAAAGGGTGAAGTTGTGCTTGGGGTAGTTGTCCGTACCAAGTACCGCACCAAGCGAGAGGACGGTTCCTTTCTGCGATTTGATACGAATGCCGTTGTAATCATCGATAAAGATGGAAATCCGCGCGGTACTCGCATTTTTGGTCCTGTGGCACGCGAGCTACGAGAAAAATTTATGAAAATTATTTCTCTCGCGCCTGAAGTTTTATGA
- the rpsH gene encoding 30S ribosomal protein S8 translates to MSTLTDPIADLLTRLRNTLRSRRSEFVVPYSKLKSEILHLLKREGYIESIELDYTGKHPTLKVHAKYVNREAAIAGVRRISRPGLRKYVGSKEIPRVLGGMGIGLLSTRLGILTDQEARHRNVGGEILAHVW, encoded by the coding sequence ATGAGTACCTTAACTGATCCCATAGCCGACCTCCTGACTAGGCTACGCAACACCTTACGCTCCCGCAGGAGTGAATTCGTTGTCCCCTATTCAAAACTGAAGAGCGAGATTCTACACCTCCTTAAGAGAGAGGGATATATAGAAAGCATCGAGCTGGATTATACTGGGAAACACCCGACCTTGAAAGTGCATGCTAAATATGTGAATAGGGAGGCCGCTATTGCCGGTGTGCGAAGAATTAGTCGGCCTGGACTCCGGAAATATGTGGGTTCCAAAGAGATCCCTCGTGTATTGGGGGGAATGGGCATCGGGTTGCTTTCGACACGGTTAGGCATCCTAACTGATCAAGAAGCACGGCATCGTAATGTTGGCGGGGAAATACTTGCTCATGTCTGGTAG
- a CDS encoding 50S ribosomal protein L24, with amino-acid sequence MIRRSLSICRGDTVKIISGNYRGAQGRVLRVLRKRSRAIVEGVHLVKKHQRKSQEYPNGAIIEKEGPIHISNLQLIEKGRGERGN; translated from the coding sequence ATGATACGCAGGAGCCTTTCCATTTGTCGGGGTGATACGGTCAAAATAATCTCTGGAAACTATCGTGGCGCCCAGGGGAGGGTGCTTCGGGTTCTAAGGAAAAGGTCCAGAGCTATTGTGGAGGGGGTGCATCTTGTCAAGAAGCACCAGCGTAAGAGCCAAGAATATCCAAATGGTGCCATTATTGAGAAGGAGGGACCTATTCATATTTCTAACCTCCAGCTCATAGAAAAAGGGAGGGGAGAAAGGGGAAATTAA
- the rpmC gene encoding 50S ribosomal protein L29, which produces MKNVLRKQLFSLTLDDLRARERELRETIFKFRLQQQSGRLDKPSMLRTLRRHIARIRTIMNEKIKGTNNSVNVALLK; this is translated from the coding sequence ATGAAAAATGTTCTGAGAAAGCAGTTATTTAGCTTAACTCTCGATGACCTCCGTGCACGTGAGAGGGAGCTACGGGAAACAATCTTTAAATTCCGTCTCCAGCAGCAAAGTGGACGATTGGACAAGCCTAGCATGCTTCGAACTCTTCGCCGCCACATTGCTCGCATCCGAACCATTATGAACGAAAAGATTAAGGGCACAAATAACAGCGTTAATGTTGCCTTATTAAAATGA
- the rpsQ gene encoding 30S ribosomal protein S17 — protein sequence MASPPRPTARKVRIGKVVSDKMDKTIVVSVVSRVAHPRFGKIVKQVKKVYAHDEKNEAKVGNYVSVVEIRPLSSLKRWRLLAIRK from the coding sequence ATGGCTTCCCCGCCGAGGCCCACCGCGCGTAAAGTGCGCATTGGGAAGGTGGTTTCAGACAAAATGGACAAAACGATAGTTGTCAGTGTTGTGTCTAGGGTTGCCCACCCCCGTTTTGGGAAAATTGTTAAGCAGGTGAAAAAAGTTTACGCACACGATGAAAAGAATGAGGCCAAAGTGGGAAACTATGTCAGCGTCGTGGAAATACGGCCATTAAGCAGTCTCAAGCGTTGGCGATTGTTAGCAATACGTAAATAG
- the rplE gene encoding 50S ribosomal protein L5: MQARLQEEYRRRIVPLLLERHKYGNTHQVPRIEKVVINTCVASASDIKGALEVARADLSLITGQRPVVTLSKKNISNFKLRKNQEIGSKVTLRGRVMYEFLERFIFAALPRIRDFRGVSAKAFDGRGNYTIGVSDQSIFPEVELDKVKHTVGFDITIVTTAGTDEEAKSLLTEIGMPFSDRARGPTPTA, encoded by the coding sequence ATGCAAGCTAGGCTACAAGAAGAGTATAGAAGGCGCATAGTTCCGCTTCTCCTCGAAAGGCACAAGTATGGAAATACCCACCAGGTTCCAAGAATCGAGAAGGTAGTGATCAACACCTGTGTGGCCTCAGCCTCCGATATAAAGGGAGCTCTAGAAGTTGCTCGGGCTGATCTCAGCCTAATCACTGGGCAGAGACCTGTAGTAACTCTTTCCAAGAAAAATATCTCTAACTTCAAACTGCGCAAAAACCAAGAAATTGGCTCCAAGGTAACGCTCCGTGGGCGTGTTATGTACGAATTCCTGGAACGTTTTATCTTCGCCGCTTTGCCGAGAATACGCGACTTCCGTGGGGTGTCTGCCAAGGCTTTTGACGGCCGCGGGAATTACACAATAGGAGTCAGTGACCAGTCGATCTTCCCCGAGGTTGAGCTTGATAAAGTCAAGCACACTGTTGGTTTTGACATTACCATCGTGACTACTGCCGGTACTGATGAAGAGGCAAAATCACTCCTCACCGAAATTGGCATGCCGTTTTCGGATAGAGCTAGGGGGCCTACGCCTACCGCCTAG
- the rplP gene encoding 50S ribosomal protein L16 has protein sequence MPLVPKRVKYRKVQRGSRAGMGSRNLKISFGEFGLQTLERAWITNIQAEAARVAMTRHMKRKGKLWIRFFPDKSVTARPPETRMGKGKGQPTYWVAVVRPGNILFELDGVSESIARESLRLAANKLPVRTRLVVRHHAVN, from the coding sequence ATGCCACTGGTGCCAAAACGGGTAAAGTACAGAAAGGTTCAACGGGGGAGCCGAGCAGGGATGGGGTCACGTAATTTGAAGATCAGTTTCGGGGAATTTGGGTTACAGACTCTGGAGCGGGCCTGGATCACGAACATTCAGGCCGAGGCTGCTCGTGTCGCGATGACGCGGCATATGAAGAGGAAGGGGAAACTCTGGATTCGTTTTTTTCCGGATAAGTCCGTTACGGCCCGTCCTCCAGAAACCAGAATGGGGAAAGGAAAGGGCCAGCCCACGTATTGGGTGGCCGTTGTGCGGCCGGGTAACATTCTTTTTGAACTGGATGGCGTATCAGAATCCATCGCCAGGGAGTCCTTACGCCTTGCAGCCAATAAATTGCCAGTCCGTACTCGCCTTGTTGTTCGCCACCATGCAGTGAACTGA